One window of the Cryptomeria japonica chromosome 7, Sugi_1.0, whole genome shotgun sequence genome contains the following:
- the LOC131856981 gene encoding uncharacterized protein LOC131856981, with protein sequence MPSSANGEPRMPAPWLWTGVGFKIGRSGIIRDSLGNLVLAYARNFDSISSNMAEALALFWGLKLALSTQAKKLIIEGDSKLIIEATKCASGICWRIKNVIKDIWSMIVWLEDFKIQHTYREGNGVADSLAVMWLDIKGMRCWKHLGSLTDKHNALIGNDQIARIHQ encoded by the exons ATGCCTTCATCAGCAAATGGAGAACCCCGAATGCCAGCCCCATGGCTCTGGACTGGAGTTGGATTCAAAATTGGAAG GAGTGGAATTATTAGAGACAGCCTGGGTAACCTGGTCTTGGCCTATGCAAGGAATTTTGACTCTATTTCGAGTAACATGGCAGAGGCTCTTGCTCTTTTTTGGGGGCTGAAGCTGGCCCTGAGCACTCAAGCCAAGAAACTGattattgaaggggattctaaaCTGATTATTGAGGCTACTAAATGTGCCTCAGGGATCTGCTGGAGAATCAAAAATGTTATCAAAGATATCTGGTCTATGATTGTCTGGTTGGAAGATTTTAAAATTCAACATACCTACAGAGAGGGAAATGGGGTGGCAGACTCTCTGGCTGTGATGTGGCTAGATATTAAAGGAATGAGGTGCTGGAAGCACTTAGGCTCTCTCACTGACAAACATAATGCCCTTATTGGGAATGATCAAATTGCCCGTATCCATCAATGA